Proteins from one Rosa chinensis cultivar Old Blush chromosome 7, RchiOBHm-V2, whole genome shotgun sequence genomic window:
- the LOC121050666 gene encoding secreted RxLR effector protein 161-like codes for MDGAKVVSIPLAAHHQLSAKQRPSSQKEIDVMKDVPYASAVGCLMYTMICTRPDLAQALSVVSKYMSNPGKPHWEAVKWILRYLKGTRQLGILFERKQEVACVAGFVDANYAGDLDRRRSTTSYVFTCGEGPVSWKSTLQAVTTLSTTEAEYMALTEASKEAIWLNGLASEFGIHQEGVVVKCDSQSAIHLAKNQVFHARTKHIDVRYHRIRDWVEFGNIIVEKVHTNDNAADCLTKPIVVEKFRHCLNLLSITTC; via the coding sequence atgGATGGAGCTAAGGTTGTTTCTATCCCATTAGCTGCACATCATCAGTTAAGTGCAAAGCAAAGGCCATCAAGTCAAAAAGAGATTGATGTGATGAAGGATGTTCCATATGCAAGTGCAGTAGGGTGTCTCATGTATACGATGatttgcacaagaccagatttaGCTCAAGCATTGAGTGTTGTCTCTAAGTACATGTCAAATCCGGGTAAGCCCCATTGGGAAGCAGTGAAgtggattttgaggtatttaaaAGGGACTAGGCAGCTTGGAATCTTGTTTGAGAGGAAACAAGAAGTAGCATGTGTGGCTGGTTTTGTGGATGCTAATTATGCAGGAGACTTAGATAGAAGGAGGTCCACAACAAgttatgtttttacttgtggagaAGGACCTGTGAGCTGGAAATCAACTCTTCAAGCAGTCACAACTCTATCTACTACTGAGGCAGAATATATGGCATTAACAGAAGCTTCAAAGGAAGCTATTTGGTTGAATGGGCTAGCAAGTGAATTTGGAATTCACCAAGAAGGCGTGGTAGTGAAGTGTGACAGTCAAAGTGCCATTCATTTGGCAAAGAATCAAGTGTTTCATGCAAGGACGAAACACATTGATGTTCGCTATCACAGAATCAGAGATTGGGTAGAATTTGGAAATATCATTGTAGAGAAGGTTCACACAAATGACAATGCTGCAGATTGTCTTACCAAGCCCATTGTTGTAGAGAAGTTCAGgcattgcttgaacttgctcaGTATCACAACATGCTGA